From the Erpetoichthys calabaricus chromosome 12, fErpCal1.3, whole genome shotgun sequence genome, the window CATCTGTAAGGCCCTGTGATGGGTACTCGTTCCAACCAAGTTTGCTTAATGACTTTGCACCCTGTATAGTCGGGATATGGTCTGGCCAcccatgaccctgaaatggacaCAGTGCGATTACAAATTGgtgcaaaattaaaacaaaaatggaaagtgGCTGCatttgtggagtgtgcatgttctccctttgtatttttgaacattttttcccCACTCATTTCCTGATACAGAAACTACTGAAAATTGCCTGGTATCTACTTTAATGATGGTTCCTACCTTACAAGCACTGTGGTCAGGACCAGCTCTGGTTCCTCTTAGACCCGTATAGGAAAAAGCTATTTTAGTTTGATTATTTAAATAGAAGCAGAAGTTAGTGGCAGCaaacagatcacctccaaaaaaaaaattaataatgaaataaaaacccTTACATGACCCCACCATATGCAATAGCAGCACAAGACCTTAAGGTCATGCTGTATTCCTTTTCCCTCAGTAATTGGATGTCAGAGCTGGGAATGAAGTCACAGCCGAGTTGACCGTGTTCTAGCAAAACAATAGGAAAACGAATACAGATGGCACTAGGAAAACATCTGCAATGCTTACTCTTTCAGAATACAGACGACTACTGAACATCGCATTGTGTGGATTTTTGTGCACCCAAACACTGCAGTGACATGGACAGTACTGCTAGTGGGAccgatttaatgagacacaaacagacagaagtgctaataacaAGTAggatactacagctttcacttcTGTTGATGTGCGGGTCGGCGTTAGTTAGAATCTCTCCACTTTATAAGTAAGAAAGCCAACTCGTGGGAAACGTCCTACTGGGAACTCAGAATTTCCGACTTCCCAGTTGAAGTGGAATGTAGGCCAGATCCCCACTTCTGGTTAGATGGCAGAAATGCAACCCATCATTTATAGTATTTctataataacaaaacaatttaaaaaaagaccacagaaaacattttcttggcttcaacagtatttttaattaactttaaaaGATATGGATTTTATTTCTGCTACTTAAAAGAtaactgatggactgaatgaaaCATGGCAGAATCAGTGGCACTGTAATGTCATTAACTTCTTTCATATCTCCATACTGTAGAAATCGGATTCAATTTTTATGCAAAAAAACCAAAAGGATCacgtggcgtgtttccccgagggtgattcggctcgtaagatcctcattgttagggacccgagtggctggaccaaaccaaggggtcacccacataacacccgGCTGaggcaaatagagggtcatttctggagggtgggactgaaggggttgcaaaccgggatcccgagttgttttgctGTGTAgtaggtgcggcaacgcactgtaccagtgcacgctctccaacttgacttgaccatttGCACTTATTAATGGACAAGCCTTGCAATTAACTTTTTTCATTTCGCATGACTAACCACTAAAGTTATGTGCAAGATAAATATTAAATGAAGGCTTTTGAGGGATAACACAGTTAGTGTATATctccaataaataattttctggcctctctctcttctctttagCTACAGGTTGATTGAGAATCCTCCACTTCTGAAACATTTTTCAGATTCTATTCAGAAACTTCCCAAGAGATACAAGAAGATGGCTTATCAGAAGATTATTGATACTTATGGAACTCATTTCATTACACATGTCAGCTTAGGTGGCaaagtaaaaacaattacagCCATCAAGACGTGTGAGGCTGCTTTAAATGGGGTAAaggtagaagatgtgaaggactgTCTGGACGTAGAGGCCTCTACCACCATTAAAGGGACAATAACAGCAAATACTGCCTATAAGTACTGTGAGCAGAAGAAGAAAAACTTGAAAATTGGGGACAGGTTCTCAACCACATTTTCAGATCGCAAAACCTTCATCCAAGGTGGCAATAGTAATATAGAAAATCTCCTTTTCTCCAGCAAATTAGACCCAAATGCCTACAAAAACTGGTTAGAATCCACTAAATCTATTCCTGGTGTGATTCAGTATTCCTTAGAACCACTTCATATGCTGATCCAAAACGATaccaaaaagaaaaggaatatgaGGCTGGCCATTAGCAAGTACATTCAAAGAAATGGCTTCCAAACACATTGTTCCAGCAAGTGCAAGGACGGCTCATTCGCCAGCAAACATAATTCCTGCTTGTGTGTTTGTAATGAAAACCCCAACTTTGATAATATGTGCTGCCCCAGAAAGCTTGGGATAGCTGAACTGAGTGTCAGAGTTAACAAAGCCGAGGGTCTGTATGGGGACACTTGGAGCCAAACTGATGGATACGTCAAGGTTTTCTTTGGAGACAAGAAGTTGCAAACCAACATCATTTATGAAAACAATAACCCTGTATGGAATATGGACTTGGATTTTGGGACAGTTGAGCTGTCAATGATCGCTCAGATCAAGGTAGAAGTGTGGGATGAGGACAACGCGTGGTACAAGTGGTGGCATGATTATCTCGGAGGCTGTACCATAAGCATTAAACATGGAAACCATAAAAAGATGTGCACCTTAAATCATGGCACTGTGCATTTCTCTTACACCATAAGATGTGCACCCAGCCTGGGTGGCGAAACTTGCAGAAACTACCAGCCTTCACCCATAAGCACCAGCCTGATGGACAGCTTTGTGTCCAGGAATGCTATTCCCATCACACAGAGCTCCGTTTCAAAGTGGAATCAGTTCCATCTACAGGATTCTAAAATCCCTCAAAGAAACCACAGCAAGCATCTTTAGTGGAACTAAGAGCGCGAGATCGGTTTGGTGATTTGAGattacatttctgtttcttttactatttcttgTGTAAAGCACATTCTAAAATTACCTCAGATATTTCAAGGCAAAGAATCGTTCAACATTTAGaccaataaaaatgattttacattaaaatttgcCATTTCTTAAAATGATCAATATCTTAATCTTAAAAGCAATAAATTGTTTTGCGAAACTTCAATGTTAGCCATCTTTTGAAATACAAGGTTGTGATCACATATgctgcaacaacaaaaaaaagtcaaTCATAGCCCGATGGCACAGAAAACCTGTTATTTACACAAAGCTCCCAAAGGGAAAAGGCTTCTGGGCCAGtgttgttcttttctttaaatacattacagaaaataaaaagatataataaaaggcAATAATCCCTTATCCATAAACTCAACTCACAAAGTTTATGTTGGGTCAGACGAGGTGAATTACAACCTGACTGACTTAATCACTGATTGATTTTGACGCCGAAACCTTAGTTATGACTCATGAAAATGATTAATTTTCAGTCGGTATTAGCACTGCCTAATTCTGTTAAATAGTGATAACCACGTGGCTAAGACCCCTCAGTTGTTCAGTTGGATGAGAAGCAGTCAGACATGAAATCTAACAGATAATTTGGTCTTTTCTTACCA encodes:
- the LOC114643072 gene encoding perforin-1-like, whose translation is MTLSSLLIVPIQFLAVHYAMEYSFLGTPDECKSAEFVPGYNLGGEGVDIVTMENKQAYMINMEDYLNTDEKCTLIKNPFLENKVQKLPMAMVDWRPSVKCSATMKSVVFDSSESLVNETSSVITNDWKVGLSFKTQGSVVLAGSHSKESQFSMERTKHDKTSFSSQTFQCQHYSYRLIENPPLLKHFSDSIQKLPKRYKKMAYQKIIDTYGTHFITHVSLGGKVKTITAIKTCEAALNGVKVEDVKDCLDVEASTTIKGTITANTAYKYCEQKKKNLKIGDRFSTTFSDRKTFIQGGNSNIENLLFSSKLDPNAYKNWLESTKSIPGVIQYSLEPLHMLIQNDTKKKRNMRLAISKYIQRNGFQTHCSSKCKDGSFASKHNSCLCVCNENPNFDNMCCPRKLGIAELSVRVNKAEGLYGDTWSQTDGYVKVFFGDKKLQTNIIYENNNPVWNMDLDFGTVELSMIAQIKVEVWDEDNAWYKWWHDYLGGCTISIKHGNHKKMCTLNHGTVHFSYTIRCAPSLGGETCRNYQPSPISTSLMDSFVSRNAIPITQSSVSKWNQFHLQDSKIPQRNHSKHL